The sequence below is a genomic window from Meiothermus cerbereus DSM 11376.
CTCTCCACCACCAGAACACGTCCCTTGCGGCGCACAGGGGGTGGGGTGCGCCGGGGCAACAGGGTCAGCTTGCCGCCCTCGAGCGCCACTTCCAGCACGTCGTGTGGCTCGAGGCCCAGGTGCTCGCGTAGCTTTTTGGGAATCAGAACTCGCCCAAACTTGTCCAAGGTGGTTTCCACATTGGCAATTTTAGCACTTTTTTGCCAAATCGGAATGGTCGCACGGGTGCATCTCAGCAATTCCGTAC
It includes:
- a CDS encoding AbrB/MazE/SpoVT family DNA-binding domain-containing protein encodes the protein METTLDKFGRVLIPKKLREHLGLEPHDVLEVALEGGKLTLLPRRTPPPVRRKGRVLVVESESVGDLKQTLARVREERLDQVT